The genome window GAATACTTACAAGATTTGCTTTCGCCTGTATTTCCCATTGTTATGCCACAAGTCAAATCTTTGTGGGCTTATGAAGAATCAGGTGTTCATTCACTTGCAGCAGCAATCGTAAAAGAACGATATCCTCGTGAAGCATTTATGGGTGCACTTCGTATCTTAGGTGAAGGACAATTATCACTTACAAAATGTCTGATCATCACAAATGAATCTATAAATCTCAAAAATTTTAAAGAGACATTCAAAACCATATTGGATCGCTTCAATCCAAGAACAGATCTTTTTATTCTTACAAATATTTCCCAAGATACCTTAGATTATACAAGTGCTACAGTCAATAAAGGTTCCAAAATGATCATGTTAGGTGTTGGTGAGCCTCATGGAAAACAATATGCGACTGAATTGCAGAAATCCTTTCAAAATTCAGAATTTTCCAATCCTAGATTTTATCTACCGGGTGTATTACTCGTAAATACCAAAAAATATTCACTCGGAGATGGTATCCCACAGAAAATGCTAGATGAGACTGCTATTCAAGGTTGTCTTTTTGTGATCCTTACCGATGATTCTAATGAAGCATGCAGATCTGATCACGATTTTATTTGGTATGTCTTTACTCGATTTGAACCTGCGGGTGATATATATTCCAAACATGAAATATTCAGAAATCATGTTGTCCAGAACCCGCCAATAGTCATTGACGCAAGACTCAAGACTTGGTTTCCTCCAGTGACCGAGCCTGATCCGAAGACCATAGAAGCTGTGGACAAATTATGGCCTCAAATATTTCCTAGATCGTAAATGAAAGAAAAAATGATTCTAGTTACTGGTGGAGCTGGCCTGATTGGAAGTGCTTGTGTATCCGAATTGAATGCACAGGGACAAGATCGTATATTTATAGTGGATCATCTGGCAAGAACAGAGAAGTGGAAAAATCTCACTCGCTTGCAATATTTAGATTATATGGAGAAGGATGATTTTATAAATCAATGCAAATCATCACCGCAATTTATTGAGAATTTTAGCCATATTCTTCATCTTGGTGCATGCTCCGCAACTACAGAACAGGATTCTACATATTTGATTCGTAATAATTATGAATATACGAAAATTCTTGCGCAACTCGCAGTTAAGAATTCTATTCCTTTTGTCTATGCATCCAGTGCTGCAACGTATGGAGAAGGGGAGAATGGCTATGATGACAATCAGCCGATTGCATCTTTGAAGCCATTGAATATGTACGGATATTCTAAACATATGTTTGATTTATATGCAGAAAAGACCGGAATTCATAAATCGATTACAGGACTTAAGTATTTTAATGTATTCGGATATGGTGAAGCTCATAAGGCTGATATGCGAAGCCTAGTTCTAAAAGGCTATGAACAAATTCTAAAAACAGGTAAATTGAAACTTTTCAAGAGCCACCGCAGTGACTACAAAGATGGCGAACAGAAAAGAGATTTTCTATATGTTGTTGACGCAGCAAAAATCAGTTTGTATTTTCTCTTCGAGAATAGACCAGGACTCTACAATGTGGGTCGTGGAATTGCGGAATCTTGGAATGATCTAGCGGCTGCCATGTTTACTGCCATGGGAAGAGATATCAATATTGAATATATAGATATGCCTGAATCCTTGATCGAAAAATACCAATACTATACATGCGCAACTACAGATAAGATCAAAAAAGCCGGTTATACCTATGAACTGACTCCACTTAAGAAAGCAGTCACTGAATACATTCAAACTTTGTCAGCTTATCCAGTGTAAGTCTTTTTAAATCTGCCGAGCAATTTGGATAGGGCAACTCTCGAATCAAAAAGGATTCGGTAGAAAACAGGAACCACTATCAAGGTGATTACCGATGCAAAGACTAGTCCCCATCCAAAAGCCAATGCCATCGGAACCAAGAAGGGATCCTTACCTCCAATTCCATAAGCAGTTGGAAGTAAGCCAAGAACTGTTGTAACGGTAGTGAGTACTACGGCTCGCAATCGAATCGATCCAGTTTCTATCAGTATTTCATAGATTGATTTTTCTGGATGTTCATTACGAATTCCGTTTGCACAATCCACGAGAACAATTGAATCATTCACCACAACTCCCGCAAGACCCACTACACCGAGGAAGGCGAGAAAAGAAAACGATTCTCCATGAAAAGCAAAGGCAATGATCACACCTATAATCGAGAAAGGAATTGCACTCATCACAATAAATGGCTGGAGGATAGATCGGAATAGTGATGCGAGTATCATAAAGATAATTAGCAATCCAACCAAGAACGCCCGACCGAGGGACGCCAAAGATTCTTCTGTATCTTTGTTCTCTCCGGAAAATCTTGAAGTGTATCCAGGGAATTTATCAATGATATTTTTGGAAAGCTTAATCGCCTTTGCATTCGCTTCTCGCGGAGTAACTACAGATTCGTCCAAGTTTGCTGTGACTGTAATCAATCTTTTGCCATCTAAGTGATTGATGGATGCTCTACCTGGAGATCTTTCGTAACGAATGAGTTTGGATACTGGAATTAGGTTACCGGCTAGATTATTTACAAATATATTCTTCAGAGAATCAAGAGAATTTCGAAACGCCTGAGGAAAACGAACTCGCACATCGACTTCTTCATCTGCTCGTTTGATCTTCGTTGCCACTGTTCCTTGATAGGCGGTATTGATGGCAGTCGCAATTTGAATCACAGACACACCTGCAAATGAAGCAAGAGACTCGTCCACATACACTCGAACTTCATCTTTACCTTCAACGAAATCATCACCGATATCAGTAATGCCTTCTATTTGCGATAATACAGCTTTGTATTCACTTGCAATCGCTTGAAGAGTTGCAAAATCATCACCCTTTATTTCAATTGCTATCGGTTTACCAACAGGTGGTCCTCCGGCTAGCTTCTCAAATTCCAAATTCACCAACTGGCCACGCAGATTGGAAAACTCTTTTGGTCCATCCAAATCAAAACTCACTGCTTCGGGAACTTCTTTACCTTTTTTCTTTAGGTTTTCTCTTTCGCGGTTTTCTGCTTCAAGTCGCAGAGCCAGAGCTTTCTCATTCAAAAGATAAACGGTTTTATCACGAACTATATTTATAATTTCTTCGGTTGATCGTTCACGGTCATCATCGGGCGTGAGATAAACCATGATTTGTGCGAAATTTTTGCCTCGTTTTGTGAACGGATCGTTCGGATCTTTTTGTATGATTCCAACACGGGTAATATAATTTTCTACTTCGCCTGGCTCAAGTGCGTCGATTTCTTTTTCCAGTGCCTTGGTAAAAGTTTCCATAGCTTCAAGACTCAGTCCTGTTTCGCCGGTAATTTTAACTTGAAAAGTCTCAATTGCACCTGGGAACAATTTGAATTTGCCAAGGAATACTTGAACAATTAAACTGAATATCAAAACCATCACAAGTATCAAAACTGTTTTGTATTTATTACGCAATGATACCGCAAGGATAGGTAGATAAACCTTTGATTTGAAATTATGGAAGGTTCCGCTTTCTTCCTTTATCTCACCTTGCATATTGGATTTCTTACTAATATCATAGAGATGGGATGGTAGAATAAACAGAGCTTCGAATAGAGATGATACAAGAGAAAGGATTACGACCAAAGGAATCACTCGGATGAATTTTCCGAAAATTCCTGTCATAAAAAGCATCGGAGCAAAGGCAGCAACCGTTGTTGTGATGGTTGCAGTAACCGGTGCAACTACTTCTGTTGTTCCTCTTAGTGCTGCTTCATAGGCTGGAACACCTTTCTCAATATAGCGATATACGTTTTCGCATATAATAATTGCATCATCTACAATGATACCAATAACAATGATTAGACCTAACATGGAGATCAAATTCAAGGTTACACCTAAGTAGTTCATAGCAATAAATGCCATTCCGAAGGAAATAGGAATCCCAAGAGCTGTCATGATTGCCATTCTCCAACCAAGGAAAACAAACAATGATGCAGTAACCAATATCAATCCAGTAACAGCATTAGAAAGCAAGACTCCCAATCTTCTTCGAATGAACTTGGATAGATCATTCACGAATGCAACACTCACATCTTCTTTATAGGTCAATAGAAAATCATCTACTATCGCTTTCGCCTCATCAACGACAGTTATCGCATCCGCCTTTTCTCTTTTTACAACTGTGAGAGCTATGGTCGTAAAGCCATTTGCTTTATCCAAGTATTCACTTTCCACAAAATCTTCTGAAACCTTAGCAACATCTTTTAGAAGAATCGATCTACTTGCATCATTGGTACGAATATAAACTTTTTCGATTTCTTCTGGTTTGTCGAATTCCCCAACCGTTCTTACGATAATTTCTTTGTTCGAACCTGTAATGTTTCCACCAGGGAAATTTATATTTTTATTCTTCAGAGCTGTAACGATCTGTGTACTTGAAATTGAAAGAAAACTCATTACTTCAGGCTTTAGATCAACATGCATCTCTGCATCATTCCAACCTCGTTTTACAATTCGAGCAACGCCTGGTAAGTTCTTAAGCCTTTCTTCTAATATCTTTGCGCGATCTTTTAGTTCTTTTTGCGTGAGGACAACTTTGCCGTCTTTTGTATTTGCAGAAATATCCAATTCAATTACAGGCTGTCTTGCTGTGGTAATTTCGGTTACCAAAGGATCTTCTGCGTCATCGGGAAGATCGGTAACACGGTCAACAGCAGATTTGATATCATCTACTACTTTGTCGGTATCACTCACATTGGGATCTATTGTGATTATGATTCCAGAACGATTTTCGAGTGATGCGGATCTGAATTCTTTGAGTCCATCCACTTCTAGAATTGCATCTTCCAATGGTTTGGTGACTAGCTTTTCTACATCCGCAGGCGATGCTCCCGGATAGATAGTGGTTACAGAAACTATATCGAAATCTATATTGGGAAATGCTTCCCGATTCATAGTAGTTGCCGTAAACGCACCTACCATTAGTATTAGAATGGTCAATAAATTAACAAAAATACTTTTGTCTAAAAAATATTGTATAAGGCCAGATCCCATCGAGTCGTCCTCTTAAATTTTAAAAAACTTCTTAATCTAATTCTTTGCCAAGTGTATCGATTTCTTCATTGTAGCCAAATAACTTGGGACTCTTCAGACGATCTACATACAAAACACCAAATAAATGATCACATTCATGTTGGAGAACAATAGCTTTGTATCCAGAAATTTCTTCTGAATATTCATTGAACTTCTCATCTCTCCAGGTCATTCTAATTCGGTTAGGTCTTTCGACATAACCTCGCATTCCAGGAACAGACAAGCATCCTTCCCAGAATCCATCTGTATCATCGGTTAGGTGTTCGATAACAGGGTTGAGAATAATTTGTTGCGGAACTTCAGGAGCATTTTTATAACGAGTCGGTTCTGGTTCATTTCCGATTACAACAATTTTCTTAAGTATCCCAACTTGTGGTGCAGCAAGTCCTACACCGTCGGCATACTTCATTGTTTCAAACATATCACGGATCAATTTTTTGAACTCTTTTGTATTTACTTCATCTTCAGTGACATCAGCGCTGGTTTGTCGGAGAAGCGGGTTCCCAATTCTTAGTATTTTCTTTATTGGCATAGTTACTTACCTAAACCTTAATTAGGCCGGACCAAATTTTGTCCTTTTTTACTTTGTATTCTTCGCACACGGTCTTTAGGAGCAATTTTTTTCCAGCCATAGATTTTTTGATTCCATCCCAAGTCGTATTAGCCAAGCTATTGATTTCTAAATTTGTAAAGTTCTTTTGGAGTAATAAGGATGATTTAGCAAAACGTTCTGAATTGGGCTGGGATCGAAATACGGTAAATGGAAAAGGGTAGATTGGCTT of Leptospira sp. GIMC2001 contains these proteins:
- the rfaD gene encoding ADP-glyceromanno-heptose 6-epimerase, with amino-acid sequence MKEKMILVTGGAGLIGSACVSELNAQGQDRIFIVDHLARTEKWKNLTRLQYLDYMEKDDFINQCKSSPQFIENFSHILHLGACSATTEQDSTYLIRNNYEYTKILAQLAVKNSIPFVYASSAATYGEGENGYDDNQPIASLKPLNMYGYSKHMFDLYAEKTGIHKSITGLKYFNVFGYGEAHKADMRSLVLKGYEQILKTGKLKLFKSHRSDYKDGEQKRDFLYVVDAAKISLYFLFENRPGLYNVGRGIAESWNDLAAAMFTAMGRDINIEYIDMPESLIEKYQYYTCATTDKIKKAGYTYELTPLKKAVTEYIQTLSAYPV
- the def gene encoding peptide deformylase, which produces MPIKKILRIGNPLLRQTSADVTEDEVNTKEFKKLIRDMFETMKYADGVGLAAPQVGILKKIVVIGNEPEPTRYKNAPEVPQQIILNPVIEHLTDDTDGFWEGCLSVPGMRGYVERPNRIRMTWRDEKFNEYSEEISGYKAIVLQHECDHLFGVLYVDRLKSPKLFGYNEEIDTLGKELD
- a CDS encoding efflux RND transporter permease subunit, translating into MGSGLIQYFLDKSIFVNLLTILILMVGAFTATTMNREAFPNIDFDIVSVTTIYPGASPADVEKLVTKPLEDAILEVDGLKEFRSASLENRSGIIITIDPNVSDTDKVVDDIKSAVDRVTDLPDDAEDPLVTEITTARQPVIELDISANTKDGKVVLTQKELKDRAKILEERLKNLPGVARIVKRGWNDAEMHVDLKPEVMSFLSISSTQIVTALKNKNINFPGGNITGSNKEIIVRTVGEFDKPEEIEKVYIRTNDASRSILLKDVAKVSEDFVESEYLDKANGFTTIALTVVKREKADAITVVDEAKAIVDDFLLTYKEDVSVAFVNDLSKFIRRRLGVLLSNAVTGLILVTASLFVFLGWRMAIMTALGIPISFGMAFIAMNYLGVTLNLISMLGLIIVIGIIVDDAIIICENVYRYIEKGVPAYEAALRGTTEVVAPVTATITTTVAAFAPMLFMTGIFGKFIRVIPLVVILSLVSSLFEALFILPSHLYDISKKSNMQGEIKEESGTFHNFKSKVYLPILAVSLRNKYKTVLILVMVLIFSLIVQVFLGKFKLFPGAIETFQVKITGETGLSLEAMETFTKALEKEIDALEPGEVENYITRVGIIQKDPNDPFTKRGKNFAQIMVYLTPDDDRERSTEEIINIVRDKTVYLLNEKALALRLEAENRERENLKKKGKEVPEAVSFDLDGPKEFSNLRGQLVNLEFEKLAGGPPVGKPIAIEIKGDDFATLQAIASEYKAVLSQIEGITDIGDDFVEGKDEVRVYVDESLASFAGVSVIQIATAINTAYQGTVATKIKRADEEVDVRVRFPQAFRNSLDSLKNIFVNNLAGNLIPVSKLIRYERSPGRASINHLDGKRLITVTANLDESVVTPREANAKAIKLSKNIIDKFPGYTSRFSGENKDTEESLASLGRAFLVGLLIIFMILASLFRSILQPFIVMSAIPFSIIGVIIAFAFHGESFSFLAFLGVVGLAGVVVNDSIVLVDCANGIRNEHPEKSIYEILIETGSIRLRAVVLTTVTTVLGLLPTAYGIGGKDPFLVPMALAFGWGLVFASVITLIVVPVFYRILFDSRVALSKLLGRFKKTYTG